Proteins encoded in a region of the Solanum dulcamara chromosome 9, daSolDulc1.2, whole genome shotgun sequence genome:
- the LOC129904016 gene encoding U-box domain-containing protein 4-like, whose translation METEVQSNFTYMGRTFTNLSINGSSSAFSDCNSDRSGEFPTASSQSRRLFLACASENSDELIQQLVSDLESSSIDEQKQAAIEIRLLAKNKPENRIKIARAGAIKPLISLISSTDPQLQENGVTAILNLSLCDENKELIAASGAIKPLVRALKVGTSTSRENAACALLRLSQVEENKIAIGRSGAIPPLVNLLETGNFRGKKDASTALYSLCSVKENKVRAVQAGVMKPLVELMADFSSNMVDKSAFVVSELISVPEARPALVDEGGIPVLVEIVEVGTQRQKEIAVAILLQICEDSVAYRTMVAREGAIPPLVALSQTGTSRAKRKAEKLIDLLRQPRSSNAAATAVARTSRTSGVPV comes from the exons ATGGAGACTGAAGTTCAATCGAATTTCACATATATGGGACGGACCTTCACCAATCTCAGTATCAATGGAAGTTCCTCAGCTTTCAGCGATTGCAATAGTGATAGATCCGGCGAGTTTCCAACTGCCTCTTCACAAAGTCGGAGATTATTTTTGGCTTGTGCTTCGGAAAATTCTGATGAATTAATCCAGCAACTCGTCTCCGATCTAGAGTCTAGTTCAATCGATGAGCAAAAACAAGCGGCGATAGAAATTAGACTCCTCGCGAAGAACAAACCGGAAAATCGTATCAAAATAGCTCGAGCTGGAGCAATCAAACCGTTGATTTCGCTTATCTCCTCCACCGATCCTCAGCTTCAGGAAAACGGTGTTACGGCAATTCTCAATTTGTCTCTTTGCGATGAGAATAAAGAGCTTATCGCTGCATCAGGAGCGATTAAACCACTAGTTCGAGCGCTTAAAGTTGGAACCTCAACATCCAGAGAGAACGCCGCTTGCGCTCTTCTCCGTCTATCGCAAGTTGAGGAGAACAAAATCGCAATCGGTCGATCAGGTGCAATACCTCCTCTAGTGAACCTTCTAGAAACTGGAAACTTCCGAGGTAAAAAGGATGCATCAACTGCTCTGTATTCTCTATGTTCTGTGAAAGAGAACAAGGTAAGAGCTGTACAAGCTGGCGTGATGAAGCCTTTGGTGGAATTAATGGCGGATTTCAGTTCAAATATGGTGGATAAATCGGCTTTCGTTGTGAGCGAATTGATATCAGTGCCGGAAGCAAGGCCGGCGCTCGTGGACGAAGGTGGAATTCCGGTGTTGGTGGAAATCGTAGAGGTCGGAACACAACGGCAGAAGGAGATTGCCGTAGCGATACTGTTACAGATATGTGAGGATAGCGTGGCGTACCGTACTATGGTGGCTCGCGAAGGAGCGATTCCTCCCCTCGTCGCTTTGTCACAGACCGGAACCAGTCGCGCCAAAcgaaag GCGGAGAAACTGATTGATCTTCTACGGCAACCAAGATCCAGTAACGCCGCTGCAACAGCAGTAGCAAGAACCTCTAGAACCTCTGGTGTGCCAGTCTGA